A genomic window from Thiomonas arsenitoxydans includes:
- a CDS encoding DMT family transporter has translation MTTQHTPSAAAPVLALLTGALLWGLAWWPLKYFGSAGISGNLMVSVSYGLVAILGLPVLWRQRRQWQRQAGLFLLIAVLGGWANTSLVNALMSGNVVRVMLLFYMAPVWGVLAGRLFLGEHISLHRGAALALALVGAFVLLGGQAAFITPLSPIDMMALSAGLAFALTNVTTRAAHAIPLASKTLVIFLGCTVTATTAALTIGQTLPALPASVWGLIGLFSLTWLALATLATQYGVTHMQAGRASVLLILELVAAVISAMLIGGETLRPQEWIGGALIACAALLEARTPQLLPAR, from the coding sequence ATGACGACACAACACACTCCGTCTGCCGCTGCACCCGTGCTGGCCCTGCTCACCGGCGCCCTGCTTTGGGGGCTGGCATGGTGGCCACTGAAGTATTTTGGAAGTGCGGGAATCAGCGGCAATCTGATGGTCAGCGTCAGCTATGGCCTCGTCGCCATACTGGGCTTGCCTGTGTTGTGGAGGCAGCGGCGGCAATGGCAGAGGCAGGCCGGCCTGTTCCTGCTGATCGCTGTTCTGGGGGGATGGGCAAACACCTCGCTGGTCAATGCGCTGATGAGCGGCAATGTGGTGCGCGTCATGCTGCTGTTTTACATGGCCCCTGTCTGGGGCGTGCTCGCAGGCCGGCTTTTTCTCGGCGAGCACATATCGCTGCATCGCGGCGCCGCTTTGGCATTGGCACTCGTCGGGGCGTTTGTGCTGTTGGGTGGACAGGCGGCCTTTATAACGCCGTTGTCCCCGATCGACATGATGGCGCTTTCCGCCGGACTGGCGTTTGCCCTGACCAACGTCACGACGCGTGCAGCCCATGCCATACCGCTGGCCAGCAAGACCTTGGTCATTTTCCTGGGTTGCACGGTCACGGCCACGACGGCGGCGTTGACCATCGGCCAGACTCTGCCCGCGTTGCCAGCGAGCGTCTGGGGACTGATTGGACTGTTCTCGCTCACTTGGCTGGCGCTGGCAACCCTGGCCACGCAATACGGCGTCACGCACATGCAGGCTGGGCGTGCTTCCGTGCTATTGATTCTCGAACTTGTTGCTGCGGTCATATCCGCCATGCTGATCGGCGGTGAAACGCTCAGACCGCAGGAATGGATCGGCGGAGCGCTGATCGCCTGCGCTGCGCTGTTGGAAGCCCGCACCCCACAACTTTTGCCTGCACGCTGA
- a CDS encoding ABC transporter ATP-binding protein — translation MNALAKLFQGGPKKTGTPDGLPELTRLPAAPETHVTIRGLNKQFGGVPLYQGFDLDIPRGKIVSIFGPNGCGKSTLINMIAGLLPVDGGEILFDGKSLRETVIGYVFQNYREALLPWLSARRNIEYPLIRSGMKPVQVKARVDELVAAFDIRFDLERHPYEFSGGQQQLVSIMRALAPRPEVLFLDEPFSALDYEMTLFIRDKLQEVQLQDRTTTLIVSHDLEDAVFLADRILLLTRRPTRVAAALNFELARPRGPESIADARFIEVKSNALEIFRRELASS, via the coding sequence ATGAACGCACTTGCAAAGCTATTCCAGGGCGGACCCAAGAAGACGGGAACGCCGGACGGCCTCCCCGAACTGACGCGGCTCCCAGCGGCGCCAGAGACGCATGTGACGATCCGCGGACTTAACAAGCAGTTCGGCGGCGTGCCCCTCTATCAGGGGTTTGACCTGGATATTCCACGCGGAAAGATTGTCTCCATCTTCGGCCCGAACGGCTGCGGAAAATCCACGCTCATCAATATGATTGCAGGACTGCTGCCCGTGGATGGCGGCGAGATTTTGTTCGACGGAAAGAGCCTGCGAGAAACGGTCATCGGCTATGTGTTCCAGAACTATCGCGAGGCGCTGCTGCCCTGGCTGTCCGCGCGGCGCAACATTGAATATCCGCTGATCCGCAGCGGGATGAAGCCCGTGCAGGTGAAGGCGCGCGTGGACGAACTGGTGGCCGCTTTCGACATCCGATTCGACCTGGAACGACACCCCTATGAGTTTTCCGGGGGACAACAACAACTCGTGTCCATCATGCGCGCCCTGGCGCCGCGCCCCGAAGTGCTGTTTCTGGACGAACCCTTCTCCGCGCTCGACTATGAAATGACGCTGTTCATCCGCGACAAGCTGCAGGAGGTGCAACTGCAGGACCGCACCACGACGCTGATTGTCTCGCACGATCTGGAGGATGCCGTGTTTCTCGCCGATCGCATCCTGCTGCTCACGCGCCGGCCAACACGTGTTGCAGCCGCACTGAATTTCGAACTTGCACGACCGCGCGGCCCAGAGTCAATCGCGGACGCCCGGTTCATTGAGGTGAAATCCAACGCCCTGGAAATTTTTCGCCGTGAGCTAGCCTCTTCATGA
- a CDS encoding alpha/beta hydrolase produces the protein MSAKITQKRPMHLYRGMDKATLDAAYNNSAAVTDSAQILMRWEDRSMQLRSSRASLLVLHYATGERNRIDCFDAGPGTPWLAFIHGGYWQMRAKETFHFVAAGPLALGISVAFIGYTLAPEKRLDGIVAEISAALDILTQRVGAIHLSGWSAGAHLVAMSMGHPAVKSGLAMSGIYDLEPMRLCYVNDKLGLDEDEVVRNSPIALPAPSKPLVIAYGGSELAELQRQSVSYFQTLQIQRTNLHALERLDGHHHFSILEELASPTGALALAAARLTAVR, from the coding sequence ATGAGCGCGAAGATCACCCAAAAGCGCCCCATGCATCTCTATCGTGGGATGGACAAGGCAACTCTTGATGCCGCCTACAACAACAGCGCCGCGGTCACCGACAGCGCACAAATTCTCATGCGTTGGGAGGACCGCAGCATGCAGCTCCGATCCTCCCGGGCCTCTCTCCTCGTCTTGCACTACGCCACGGGTGAACGCAACCGCATCGATTGCTTTGATGCTGGCCCTGGCACGCCTTGGCTCGCATTCATTCATGGCGGCTATTGGCAGATGCGCGCCAAGGAAACCTTCCACTTCGTCGCTGCGGGCCCTCTTGCCCTTGGGATCAGCGTGGCATTCATCGGCTACACGCTGGCGCCAGAAAAGAGGCTGGACGGCATCGTTGCGGAAATCTCCGCAGCGCTGGATATATTGACGCAACGGGTCGGTGCCATCCATCTTTCTGGCTGGTCGGCAGGCGCTCACCTCGTAGCCATGAGCATGGGCCACCCGGCAGTGAAGAGTGGGCTGGCCATGAGCGGGATTTACGACCTTGAGCCCATGCGCCTGTGCTATGTGAATGACAAGCTGGGGCTGGACGAAGACGAGGTCGTGCGCAACAGCCCGATTGCGCTTCCTGCACCCAGCAAACCCCTGGTGATCGCCTACGGCGGAAGCGAGTTGGCCGAGTTGCAGCGTCAGTCTGTCTCCTACTTTCAGACTCTTCAAATACAGCGCACGAACTTGCACGCATTGGAGCGCCTTGACGGCCATCACCATTTCTCCATCCTCGAAGAATTAGCCTCGCCGACCGGCGCGCTTGCGCTTGCCGCAGCGCGCCTCACGGCTGTGCGTTGA
- a CDS encoding ABC transporter substrate-binding protein: MNEKISRVSSLADASRRTALKAGLAAGLVSGFPALARAQDNTIRIGYWPIAAGIPLYAGVNHDVFKQAGLQVEAVKFASAQQVVEAMIAGRIHGSANGTASAALGLGDIAEPGLCKIIAANPSNAKLVLDEVLVAEKSDYKTIASLKGKRIGCGPGIQNVTLAKIIFEKNGYPEVKPIEMPVGQHVAALAAGQVDAVYTLEPTGTVGRLKGLTKILETGVISKYVLGNPMAPWYGGSASLTAAFLKAQPELAKRYITAYLSAIDLVLKEPAKVRPDLVGYTAIDAKLAEAVPLPGFTTYSQFTPSDIGYFQKFFDVFTERKIFTRKVDVASMLYRA; the protein is encoded by the coding sequence ATGAACGAAAAAATTTCTCGGGTTTCCAGCTTGGCTGACGCGTCACGCCGCACCGCACTGAAAGCTGGGCTCGCCGCAGGGCTTGTCAGTGGGTTCCCAGCGCTGGCGCGTGCGCAGGACAACACTATCCGGATTGGCTACTGGCCCATCGCCGCGGGGATTCCGCTGTATGCGGGCGTCAATCATGACGTCTTCAAACAAGCAGGACTGCAAGTCGAGGCCGTGAAGTTTGCGAGCGCCCAGCAGGTCGTCGAGGCCATGATTGCTGGGCGCATTCACGGATCGGCCAACGGCACTGCATCTGCCGCGCTCGGTCTCGGTGACATTGCTGAACCCGGCCTGTGCAAAATCATCGCAGCCAATCCATCAAACGCCAAACTGGTGCTCGACGAAGTACTGGTGGCGGAGAAGAGCGATTACAAAACCATCGCGTCTCTCAAGGGAAAGCGCATTGGCTGCGGCCCTGGCATTCAAAACGTGACCCTGGCGAAGATCATTTTTGAAAAGAATGGCTATCCAGAGGTCAAGCCAATTGAAATGCCTGTCGGCCAACATGTCGCCGCGCTTGCGGCGGGGCAAGTCGACGCCGTCTATACGCTCGAGCCCACGGGCACTGTGGGTCGGCTGAAAGGCTTGACCAAAATCCTCGAAACCGGCGTGATCTCAAAGTACGTTCTGGGCAATCCGATGGCCCCGTGGTACGGCGGCTCGGCCTCATTGACCGCCGCCTTTCTCAAGGCACAGCCAGAGCTGGCCAAACGCTACATCACCGCCTATCTCAGCGCAATTGACCTCGTGCTCAAGGAACCGGCCAAAGTCCGCCCCGACCTAGTGGGCTACACCGCCATCGACGCCAAGCTGGCTGAAGCCGTTCCCTTGCCGGGCTTCACGACCTACAGCCAGTTCACACCTTCCGATATTGGTTATTTCCAGAAATTTTTCGACGTATTCACCGAGCGCAAAATTTTCACACGCAAGGTTGATGTCGCCTCCATGTTGTACCGGGCCTGA
- a CDS encoding ABC transporter substrate-binding protein codes for MMSTRKAVIRTFASLAVFASIAVASSQVAQAAPKMVIGTVVWIGYGPFYVADAKGFFKKYGLDAKLQNFNDPAVIPSAIASGAVDGGMLTYDQVIGTDAKGLGLQVVMPIDYSNGADAIVAKRDITTVSQFKGQKIGYNPLSPSDFLLTYALMKNGMGEKDVQSVSMTPESVPAAMASGGIPIGVTYEPSLSQIVAMDDGKKFHVVFSSKDAPGLITDVLVYNKSYIQKHPAEVKATIEAYLEGLAYMKSHPEETDALIGKAMGISAKDVKDQMSGVFNIPLDGMVKSFTKSTSTTSFYGSGPVIGKVLMGKKQITAVPPIENTFDASFVMALSKK; via the coding sequence ATGATGTCTACACGCAAAGCTGTCATCCGCACTTTTGCAAGCCTTGCCGTATTTGCTTCCATTGCAGTCGCCAGCAGTCAGGTGGCCCAAGCGGCCCCCAAGATGGTCATTGGTACTGTGGTCTGGATTGGCTACGGTCCGTTCTATGTTGCTGATGCCAAGGGTTTTTTCAAAAAATACGGTCTCGATGCGAAGCTGCAGAATTTCAATGATCCTGCGGTGATTCCCTCGGCCATCGCCAGCGGTGCAGTTGATGGTGGCATGTTGACCTACGACCAGGTGATTGGCACCGACGCTAAGGGCTTGGGCCTGCAGGTAGTTATGCCCATCGACTATTCCAATGGCGCCGATGCCATTGTGGCTAAGCGTGACATCACGACGGTGAGTCAGTTCAAGGGCCAGAAGATTGGCTACAACCCGCTGTCACCCTCCGATTTCCTGCTCACTTATGCCTTGATGAAAAACGGCATGGGAGAAAAGGATGTGCAGTCCGTCAGCATGACGCCCGAGTCTGTGCCCGCCGCCATGGCATCGGGTGGAATTCCGATCGGGGTCACCTACGAACCGAGTCTGTCGCAGATTGTGGCCATGGATGACGGCAAAAAATTCCATGTGGTGTTCTCTTCAAAGGATGCGCCGGGTCTGATCACGGATGTGCTGGTCTACAACAAGTCCTACATCCAGAAGCATCCCGCTGAAGTGAAAGCAACCATTGAGGCCTATCTGGAGGGGCTGGCCTACATGAAGAGCCATCCGGAGGAAACAGACGCGCTCATCGGCAAAGCCATGGGCATTTCCGCAAAAGACGTGAAGGATCAGATGTCCGGCGTGTTCAACATTCCATTGGACGGCATGGTGAAGTCGTTCACCAAGTCCACTTCGACGACATCGTTCTACGGCAGCGGCCCCGTCATCGGCAAGGTGCTCATGGGCAAAAAGCAGATCACCGCAGTGCCTCCGATTGAAAACACGTTCGATGCGTCCTTCGTGATGGCACTCAGCAAAAAGTAA
- a CDS encoding STAS-like domain-containing protein, translated as MVVKVMDHVRTASSYEDGDVIFRLILPPVMEGQRVEVDFTGITSVPSAFVNAAFVRLLEQVSLERAREVLTFVQSTRQINELIRSRFEFVEQEKKRLAGV; from the coding sequence ATGGTAGTGAAGGTTATGGACCATGTGAGGACCGCATCCTCCTACGAGGATGGAGATGTCATCTTTCGTCTCATCCTTCCACCGGTAATGGAAGGACAGCGCGTTGAAGTCGATTTCACGGGCATTACGTCAGTGCCATCTGCGTTTGTAAATGCTGCATTTGTCCGCTTGCTGGAACAGGTTTCTCTGGAGCGGGCCCGGGAAGTGCTGACTTTCGTCCAGTCAACCCGGCAAATAAATGAGCTTATTCGAAGTCGCTTCGAATTTGTGGAGCAAGAAAAGAAGCGGTTGGCCGGGGTATGA
- a CDS encoding SDR family NAD(P)-dependent oxidoreductase: MAALDFSGKTVLVTGASGGIGLAIAQAFGAHGATLELVDRVLPMQSSETRRLTAASAVTWHAADLGDASAVEALAQALQQRGVSVDVLVNNAGAEYPTPLDDEDPLAASRWSALLHNNVTSMYLLTRAVLPLMVQDTAVINQSSIWGKTGVAHFSAYVASKHAVIGLTRAFAAELAPRGIRVNTVCPGWVRTAAAMRSLHAMAARRGMEASALQAEILNGQAIATLLEPEDIAGTFLFLASSLAKGITGQSIVVDNGEFMN, encoded by the coding sequence GTGGCCGCGCTCGATTTTTCTGGTAAGACGGTTCTGGTGACAGGAGCGTCGGGCGGCATCGGACTCGCCATCGCCCAAGCCTTCGGCGCGCATGGCGCGACGCTTGAACTGGTTGATCGCGTCTTGCCCATGCAGAGTTCCGAGACCCGTCGTCTCACTGCTGCAAGTGCGGTGACCTGGCATGCGGCAGACCTCGGCGACGCCTCGGCCGTGGAAGCGCTGGCGCAGGCCCTGCAGCAGCGCGGCGTTTCCGTCGATGTGCTGGTCAACAACGCCGGAGCGGAATACCCAACCCCTCTCGATGACGAGGATCCGCTGGCTGCCAGCCGCTGGTCTGCCCTGCTACACAACAACGTCACCAGCATGTATCTGCTCACCCGCGCTGTGCTGCCCTTGATGGTGCAGGACACAGCGGTCATCAATCAATCCTCCATCTGGGGCAAGACAGGCGTGGCGCACTTTTCAGCTTATGTCGCCAGCAAACACGCGGTCATCGGCTTGACGCGCGCCTTCGCCGCCGAACTCGCACCTCGCGGCATCCGGGTGAACACGGTCTGTCCGGGCTGGGTGCGGACTGCGGCAGCCATGCGCTCGCTCCACGCGATGGCTGCGCGCAGAGGCATGGAGGCCTCCGCGCTGCAGGCTGAAATCCTCAACGGCCAGGCCATTGCCACCTTGCTGGAGCCGGAGGACATCGCAGGCACTTTCCTGTTTCTCGCATCGTCCCTGGCCAAGGGCATCACCGGCCAGAGCATCGTCGTGGACAACGGCGAATTCATGAACTGA
- a CDS encoding SDR family NAD(P)-dependent oxidoreductase, with the protein MTFSLAGKTALVTGAATGIGRAIGIALGQAGATVIVNHLGRLEQAQQTVALIAATGAKAWAIEANVADAASVTQMVEAVLQRHDALDILVNNAGILLETPFLDTSEAEWDQVINTDLKSVFLCCRAVLPSMLSHGSGCIINIASELGYLGRAGFTAYTTAKAGVITLTRSLAREFAPTVRINAIAPGPVDTAMLSLHQMSPEWVAKESAIPMGRVGRPEEIGGTAVFLASEQASFYCGQTLSPNGGALMA; encoded by the coding sequence ATGACATTTTCACTCGCAGGAAAAACCGCGCTGGTCACCGGTGCAGCGACGGGGATCGGTCGCGCCATCGGCATCGCCTTGGGGCAGGCCGGAGCCACGGTCATCGTCAACCACCTCGGCCGGCTGGAGCAGGCACAGCAGACCGTCGCGCTCATCGCTGCCACGGGTGCGAAGGCCTGGGCGATCGAGGCCAACGTGGCGGATGCCGCTTCCGTAACCCAAATGGTGGAGGCCGTGCTGCAACGTCATGATGCGCTCGACATTCTGGTCAACAACGCGGGCATCCTGCTGGAAACGCCCTTTCTCGACACGAGCGAGGCGGAGTGGGATCAGGTGATCAATACGGATCTCAAGTCGGTCTTCCTGTGCTGCCGGGCGGTCCTGCCGTCCATGCTGAGCCATGGAAGCGGCTGCATCATCAATATCGCTTCAGAGCTTGGTTATCTTGGGCGCGCTGGGTTTACCGCGTACACCACGGCGAAAGCCGGCGTCATTACCCTGACTCGCTCACTCGCGCGCGAGTTCGCCCCCACAGTGCGCATCAACGCCATCGCCCCCGGACCGGTGGACACGGCCATGCTGTCGCTGCATCAGATGAGCCCGGAATGGGTGGCCAAGGAGAGCGCCATCCCCATGGGCCGTGTCGGTCGACCAGAGGAAATCGGCGGGACCGCCGTCTTTCTCGCGTCCGAGCAAGCGAGCTTTTACTGCGGTCAGACCTTGAGCCCTAACGGAGGGGCGCTGATGGCGTGA
- a CDS encoding ABC transporter permease has product MQRLLPLTGPFLLLLLWQMAVSAHWVNPVLLPSPEDTLATLWTSLIDGSMWPDFQATVLRTFYAFAIAAVIGVPLGVALGSSPAIYRSVEFLVDFFRSTPSSALIPLFMLLFGLSDLNKIAIAAFAAVLLILFNSAYGVMNARKTRVLAVKVMGVSRWHVFKDVLLLESLPQTFVGLRTGVSMALVIVIVAEMFIGSDTGLGQRIINAQQVLNIKGMYAAILLTGILGYALNLLFSLVEIRFVHWGGK; this is encoded by the coding sequence ATGCAACGTCTGCTTCCTCTCACGGGACCATTTCTGCTCCTGCTGCTGTGGCAAATGGCAGTGTCCGCGCACTGGGTCAACCCGGTGCTGCTCCCCTCGCCCGAAGACACGCTGGCGACGCTCTGGACCAGCCTGATTGATGGCAGCATGTGGCCGGATTTTCAGGCCACTGTGTTGCGCACCTTCTACGCCTTTGCCATTGCAGCAGTGATTGGCGTGCCACTGGGCGTTGCGCTGGGCAGTTCGCCTGCCATTTATCGCAGCGTCGAATTCTTGGTCGATTTTTTCCGCTCCACGCCATCTTCTGCACTGATTCCCTTGTTCATGCTGCTGTTCGGCCTGTCCGATCTGAACAAGATCGCGATCGCGGCGTTCGCCGCCGTGCTGCTCATCTTGTTCAACAGCGCCTATGGCGTGATGAATGCGCGCAAGACCCGCGTGCTTGCCGTCAAGGTCATGGGCGTCTCGCGCTGGCATGTGTTCAAGGATGTGCTGCTACTGGAGAGCCTACCGCAGACCTTTGTCGGTCTACGAACAGGCGTGAGCATGGCGCTGGTCATCGTCATCGTTGCGGAGATGTTCATCGGCTCGGATACCGGTCTGGGACAGCGCATCATCAACGCGCAACAAGTGCTCAACATCAAGGGCATGTATGCGGCCATCCTGCTCACCGGCATCCTGGGATATGCCCTGAATCTGCTGTTCTCGTTGGTGGAAATACGCTTTGTTCACTGGGGTGGAAAATGA
- a CDS encoding fatty acid desaturase family protein, which translates to MASSIFRYKGGALPNVVALTYTVLGYAGGLALITSSSWWINALGVLLLAHALIYSAYFLHEFAHGTVFKTNAANQRGGIAMSWINGSCYAPFTDLRRKHMRHHIDRADVITFDYRQFLLASPRWLRGTVVALEWAYLPAVEFLMRAYVMLLPFIEPERAAARKRILGVFTVRVLFFALLAWFSLKALLLYFLAYVLFITALRFADAYQHTYDAFAILSTGGIPDEKLRDHDYEQHNTYSNLVSVRFPWMNLLLLNFSYHNAHHEKPTAPWHQLPALHRQLYADEHSQVIPMASLLRGFHRDRVRRVLSDDYGVVTTGPDKAERFYGAVGVSFLTAV; encoded by the coding sequence ATGGCTTCTTCCATCTTTCGCTACAAGGGCGGCGCACTACCCAACGTCGTCGCCTTGACCTACACGGTGCTGGGCTACGCAGGCGGGCTGGCCCTGATCACAAGCAGCTCTTGGTGGATAAACGCGCTCGGCGTATTGCTGTTGGCGCATGCGCTGATCTATTCCGCCTATTTCCTGCATGAATTCGCCCATGGCACGGTTTTCAAGACCAATGCCGCCAACCAGCGTGGCGGCATCGCAATGAGCTGGATCAATGGCAGTTGCTATGCGCCGTTCACGGATCTGCGCCGCAAGCACATGCGTCATCACATCGACCGTGCAGACGTGATCACATTTGACTACAGGCAGTTCCTGCTCGCGTCGCCACGTTGGCTGCGCGGAACCGTCGTGGCGCTGGAGTGGGCGTATCTCCCGGCTGTGGAGTTTCTGATGCGGGCTTATGTGATGTTGCTGCCGTTCATCGAACCGGAACGCGCCGCCGCTCGCAAGCGCATCCTGGGCGTTTTCACTGTGCGCGTCCTGTTCTTCGCCTTGCTCGCCTGGTTTTCACTCAAAGCCCTCCTGCTGTACTTCCTGGCCTATGTGCTGTTCATCACCGCTTTGCGCTTTGCGGATGCGTATCAACATACCTATGACGCCTTCGCCATCTTGTCGACGGGGGGCATTCCGGACGAGAAGCTGCGCGACCACGATTACGAACAGCACAACACCTATTCAAACCTGGTCTCTGTGCGATTTCCGTGGATGAATCTGTTGCTGCTGAATTTCAGTTATCACAACGCGCATCACGAGAAGCCCACTGCGCCATGGCATCAGCTTCCCGCATTGCATCGCCAGCTCTATGCTGATGAGCACTCTCAGGTGATCCCGATGGCGTCACTGCTACGTGGTTTCCATCGTGATCGCGTCCGGCGGGTGCTGAGCGATGACTATGGTGTTGTGACCACTGGCCCCGACAAGGCCGAGCGTTTCTATGGGGCGGTTGGCGTGTCTTTTCTGACCGCAGTCTGA
- a CDS encoding creatininase, whose translation MNPVMMERMSWMAYRDRIAEDDPVMFLPCGALEQHGPHLPLGTDALLATAVAAGAAARLEGLVAPALSYGYKSQPKCGGGQHFPGTTSLDATSLIQMTRDVIRELARHGIKRLVVVVGHYENQWFVTEGIDLALRELGPACALRVMRLEYWDFLTEQTLARVFPEGFPGFALEHAAVIETSLMLHHHPELVRMDLLPDDGPAQFPPYDIYPLRPERELFSNEAWLQKQVSKQNQYLTSLQTEYASTCENLHCTEIGTDLPQNF comes from the coding sequence ATGAACCCTGTGATGATGGAACGGATGAGCTGGATGGCGTATCGCGACCGGATCGCCGAGGACGACCCGGTGATGTTCCTGCCCTGCGGTGCACTCGAACAACATGGCCCGCATCTTCCCCTGGGCACCGATGCACTGCTCGCCACCGCCGTGGCAGCAGGCGCTGCAGCCCGGCTTGAAGGCCTTGTCGCCCCAGCACTGAGCTATGGCTACAAATCGCAGCCCAAATGTGGCGGCGGTCAGCACTTTCCCGGCACGACCAGCCTGGATGCCACCAGCCTGATTCAGATGACGCGCGATGTCATCCGCGAACTCGCCCGGCACGGTATCAAACGACTGGTCGTCGTCGTCGGCCATTATGAAAACCAATGGTTCGTCACCGAAGGCATCGACCTTGCCTTGCGCGAACTCGGCCCGGCTTGCGCCCTGCGAGTGATGCGGCTCGAATACTGGGACTTCCTCACGGAACAAACCCTTGCGCGGGTCTTCCCAGAGGGCTTTCCTGGCTTCGCTCTGGAACATGCCGCGGTCATCGAGACTTCGCTGATGCTGCATCACCATCCTGAACTGGTGCGCATGGACCTGCTGCCGGATGATGGCCCCGCACAGTTCCCGCCCTACGACATCTACCCTCTACGTCCCGAACGCGAACTATTCTCAAATGAGGCCTGGTTGCAAAAACAGGTGTCTAAACAAAATCAATATCTTACGAGCTTGCAAACGGAATATGCAAGCACTTGCGAGAACTTGCATTGCACTGAAATTGGCACAGATTTGCCACAGAATTTCTAA
- a CDS encoding putative Signal transduction histidine kinase, with protein sequence MIWKILFPVERAVLLPLIFNAETMLPFLAEVVDEQRDAKCSKVIFDFSRLTFVEPVGVVVLSNVIEYFKTLGCKVSFKNHATETAGTKFLDDSLFFERYLGKRIFGGSVRSTTMPLRLIHSEQAQAYLLSDVMPWVGQRVGMRPESLDGVRVSLEEVLHNVQDHSGVRIGCTFAQYFPKKNQIQIAISDFGAGIPRVVRTREPSASDSAALRLACQEGFTTKSNVQNRGAGLPTLIKYVTQNNGGNVLIVSARGSLSAVPNPAGPPPYKITARATGGGYPGTLVRVTLRTDTLERVASDAEVEPFSW encoded by the coding sequence ATGATTTGGAAGATTCTTTTTCCCGTGGAGAGGGCCGTCCTCCTACCTCTTATCTTCAACGCAGAGACGATGCTTCCGTTTTTGGCCGAGGTCGTCGACGAGCAGCGTGACGCAAAGTGTTCAAAGGTCATTTTCGACTTCAGCAGGTTGACCTTCGTCGAACCGGTTGGTGTCGTTGTCTTATCAAATGTTATTGAGTATTTCAAAACGCTGGGTTGCAAGGTCAGCTTCAAGAACCATGCGACGGAGACTGCAGGAACGAAGTTCCTCGATGACTCCCTTTTCTTCGAGCGGTATCTTGGCAAGAGGATATTTGGTGGCTCCGTTCGCTCTACCACCATGCCGCTCAGGCTCATACATAGCGAACAGGCTCAGGCGTATTTGCTGAGCGACGTTATGCCGTGGGTTGGTCAGCGTGTGGGAATGAGGCCAGAGTCGCTCGATGGCGTTCGCGTTTCGCTCGAGGAGGTTCTTCACAACGTGCAAGACCACTCTGGGGTACGCATCGGGTGCACTTTCGCGCAGTACTTTCCGAAAAAAAATCAAATCCAGATAGCCATTTCCGACTTCGGTGCCGGAATTCCGCGCGTAGTACGAACGAGAGAGCCGAGCGCTAGTGACTCTGCGGCACTTCGCCTGGCATGCCAAGAGGGCTTCACAACGAAGAGCAATGTGCAGAACCGAGGGGCGGGTTTGCCCACTCTCATCAAGTACGTCACTCAGAACAATGGAGGCAATGTGCTCATTGTTTCCGCCCGTGGGAGCCTGTCCGCGGTTCCGAACCCTGCCGGCCCTCCCCCATATAAAATTACGGCACGAGCCACAGGGGGGGGCTACCCGGGAACGTTGGTTCGAGTGACGCTTAGAACAGATACGCTAGAGCGGGTCGCATCGGACGCAGAAGTGGAGCCGTTCTCATGGTAG